Below is a genomic region from Bacteroidales bacterium.
TTTCTTTAAGATCGGTTCTTTTAAACTTAATTCCATGATTCGAAGGGGCTGGTTTGAACTTGATTTCTACTTCATATCCTGTGTGTAATCCCCGGCCTTCCAATTTAACAGGATTGACAATGCTTTTCTGTTTATCGGACATAAAAATACCTGTTAATCGTTTTTATTTTTTTGTTTAAGCTGTTTAATATCTTCCTCTAATTCATTGATTTTGTCATATAAGTCGGGCAGTTTTCTGAAAAGCACATAAGATTTCTGGTATCTGCCAAAATCGAAAGCAGGAGCCCCCTGGATAACCTGGCCAGGCTCCTTAATGCTTGAAGAAATCCCCGATTGAGCAGCCACTTTAACTCTGTCGGCAATTTTTAGATGCCCGACAAAACCGGCTTGACCTCCTATCATACAATCTTTGCCGATTTTTGTTGAACCCGCTATGCCCACCTGGGCGGCTATCACGGTATTTTCTCCTATTTCGCAGTTGTGGGCAATCTGTATTAGATTATCCAGTTTAACTCCTTGATGAATAATCGTGGACCCTAAAGTTGCCCTGTCTATGCAGGTATTTGAACCAATTTCAACATGGTCTTCCACTATTACATTTCCAATCTGCGGAATTTTTTGATAATTGTTGTTGGTTTGCGGAGCAAATCCAAAACCGTCGCTTCCGATTACAACTCCTGCATGTATCAGACAGTTTTGACCAATCTTGCAGTTGTTGTATATTTTTATTCCGGGATGTAAAATGGTATCCCGGCCAATGGATACGTAATCACCAATATAAGTGTGGGGCAGAATTTTAACATTGTCTTCAATCACAGCATGCTTACCAATATATACATAATCATCGATCAGTACATTTTTTCCCACTTTTGCACTTTCTTTGATGGTAGCCTTTGAACTGATACCTGAAGTATTAAGTTTGTTGTTGTTTTGCAGGTTGAGTAGCTTGGCAAAAGCTTGGTATGCGTC
It encodes:
- the lpxD gene encoding UDP-3-O-(3-hydroxymyristoyl)glucosamine N-acyltransferase, with the protein product MEYTARQIADLLDGDLEGDPEIKIEGFSKIEEGKEGTISFIANPKYFKYLQSTDASVVLVSRDLKTQNGINTTLIRVDDAYQAFAKLLNLQNNNKLNTSGISSKATIKESAKVGKNVLIDDYVYIGKHAVIEDNVKILPHTYIGDYVSIGRDTILHPGIKIYNNCKIGQNCLIHAGVVIGSDGFGFAPQTNNNYQKIPQIGNVIVEDHVEIGSNTCIDRATLGSTIIHQGVKLDNLIQIAHNCEIGENTVIAAQVGIAGSTKIGKDCMIGGQAGFVGHLKIADRVKVAAQSGISSSIKEPGQVIQGAPAFDFGRYQKSYVLFRKLPDLYDKINELEEDIKQLKQKNKND